The Alnus glutinosa chromosome 7, dhAlnGlut1.1, whole genome shotgun sequence genome includes a region encoding these proteins:
- the LOC133872913 gene encoding GDSL esterase/lipase At5g03610-like encodes MDTQKLLYSILCYFLLSLLSGQQVVQGHLAHHHHHSFHRQVSNTSKLFVFGDSYADTGNTAKSDSPSWKDPYGITFPGKPTGRFSNGRVLTDYFAKSMGIGSPIPYRRWKFEIPLLKYGMNFALGGTGVYETSTQGPTMTTQIDSFQNVITDNVFNISDIQSSVTLVTLSGNDYLAYIRNHGTEGIQSFIPKVVKQLSVNLKRIHGLGVKKVAVAGLPPVGCLPAFTATSSFRQCNATMNLLVISHNHLLKQAVAQLNNETKDSTFIILDLYASFTSVIDNNGSRKFENPLKPCCFGVSSKYSCGSVDESGAKKYTLCEDPESAFFWDILHPTQAGWSAVYPALQATLQQLF; translated from the exons ATGGACACACAAAAGCTTCTTTACTCTATTCTCTGCTACTTCCTTTTGTCCCTTCTCTCAG GGCAACAAGTGGTGCAAGGACACTTAGCTCATCATCACCACCACAGCTTCCATCGTCAGGTTTCTAACACATCAAAGCTCTTTGTCTTTGGCGATTCATACGCTGACACAGGCAACACCGCGAAATCTGATTCGCCCTCTTGGAAAGATCCTTACGGTATCACCTTTCCCGGTAAACCAACAGGTCGATTCTCCAATGGCCGTGTCCTGACCGATTACTTTG CTAAATCCATGGGAATTGGATCTCCAATTCCATACAGAAGGTGGAAATTTGAGATCCCATTGCTGAAATACGGAATGAACTTTGCTCTTGGAGGCACGGGTGTTTATGAGACCTCGACCCAGGGCCCAACCATGACGACCCAGATCGATTCCTTCCAGAATGTCATCACAGACAACGTGTTTAACATAAGTGACATCCAGTCCTCTGTGACCCTCGTCACCCTCTCTGGCAATGATTACCTTGCTTACATTCGTAATCATGGCACCGAG GGAATTCAATCTTTCATTCCAAAAGTGGTGAAACAACTAAGTGTAAACTTGAAACGTATTCATGGGTTGGGAGTGAAAAAGGTAGCAGTGGCAGGCTTACCGCCTGTAGGATGTCTCCCTGCGTTCACGGCCACATCTTCATTCCGACAATGCAATGCAACCATGAACTTGCTCGTGATTTCCCACAACCACTTGTTGAAACAAGCCGTGGCTCAGTTGAATAATGAAACCAAAGACTCGACTTTCATCATTCTTGATCTCTACGCCTCCTTCACGTCCGTAATCGACAACAATG GAAGTAGAAAGTTTGAGAACCCATTGAAGCCTTGTTGTTTTGGCGTAAGCAGCAAGTATAGCTGTGGGAGTGTAGATGAGAGTGGGGCCAAAAAATATACACTTTGTGAGGACCCTGAATCAGCATTCTTCTGGGACATTCTGCACCCTACGCAGGCGGGATGGAGTGCTGTGTATCCAGCTCTGCAGGCCACTCTTCAACAACTTTTCTAG
- the LOC133872633 gene encoding protein FAR-RED IMPAIRED RESPONSE 1-like: MDGIETVADEQLKDGVDNCSSKLKLIDEDGIETLADEQLKDGVENCSSKLKLIDKVKNVEQPKERMLFGSIEELHEYYRSYVKQEGFGVLVDTKWYVTCVTIAYNHALSPGKARYFRSHKILDPCTKRKLEINDRAGIRMNKIYNSLAVEAGGGATALYDYFCRMRKANDDFYFDIDMDDECRMKNVFWADARSRASYEVFGDVVTFDTTYLTNKYEMPFAPFVGVNHHGQSILFGAALISSEDTTTFVWLFEAWLKCMKGRAPMAIITDQYRAMKNAINKVFPNARHRIYLWHILEKLPEKFGSHSQYNAIKSVIRSCVYNSQTCDEFDASWQNLLKSYNLEDNAWLLDLYKERTFWAPAYLKSVFWAGMTTTQRSESINLFFDGYVHSSTSLKEFVDQYDNALRKRVESENVADFNSFNSTVQCVSRFSFEKQFQELYTHNKFKEVQEEIRELMYCNCSLLKSESGICAYQVIERVQINSSYMKKLCFTVYYSEPSCEVNYSCCLFESRGILCRHVISVLSKLDDVLLLPEKYFLKRWRKDLKQPYKLIKSSYDHLSGNPSADRYAELCKYMCALAAIAAPNVDHYTELKNDIDVLTKKFSDLSCVPSPPFQLLPSASTTGSLAIDCTAVEIRSPHVARTKGKRVSNRTMSTVEKAVVKKAGGNKKKQSDTNPNQQYPLFAHI, encoded by the exons ATGG ATGGAATAGAAACTGTAGCTGATGAACAGTTGAAAGATGGTGTGGACAATTGCAGTTCCAAATTGAAGCTCATAGATGAAGATGGAATAGAAACATTAGCTGATGAACAGTTGAAAGATGGTGTGGAAAATTGCAGTTCCAAGTTGAAGCTCATAGATAAAGTTAAAAATGTTGAGCAACCTAAGGAAAGGATGCTATTTGGCTCCATAGAGGAACTTCATGAGTATTATAGGAGTTATGTAAAGCAagagggttttggtgtg TTAGTTGACACAAAGTGGTATGTGACTTGTGTAACTATTGCCTATAATCATGCTTTAAGCCCTGGAAAAGCAAGATATTTTAGAAGCCACAAGATTTTGGATCCTTGTACGAAGCGAAAGCTTGAGATTAATGATAGAGCTGGGATACGCATGAACAAGATCTATAACTCGCTAGCCGTTGAAGCGGGAG GAGGTGCTACAGCATTGTATGACTACTTTTGTAGAATGCGGAAAGCTAATGATGATTTCTACTTTGATATTGACATGGATGATGAATGTAggatgaaaaatgtgttttgggctgatgcacgaaGTAGGGCATCGTATGAAGTTTTCGGGGATGTAGTTACATTTGATACAACATACTTGACGAATAAGTACGAaatgccatttgctccttttgttGGAGTAaatcatcatggtcaatcaATACTTTTTGGGGCGGCATTAATCTCAAGTGAGGACACAACGACATTTGTATGGTTGTTTGAGGCATGGTTGAAATGCATGAAGGGCCGAGCGCCAATGGCAATTATTACAGATCAATATAGggctatgaaaaatgcaattaataagGTCTTCCCGAATGCCCGACATAGAATTTATTTATGGCACATATTGGAAAAACTTCCAGAGAAATTTGGATCACATTCACAGTACAATGCCATTAAGAGTGTCATACGAAGTTGTGTGTATAATTCTCAGACATGTGATGAGTTTGATGCAAGCTGGCAGAATTTACTTAAGAGTTATAATTTGGAGGATAATGCATGGCTGCTTGATTTATACAAGGAACGAACTTTCTGGGCACCGGCATATTTGAAAAGTGTATTTTGGGCCGGCATGACTACCACACAAAGGAGTGAaagtataaatttattttttgatggttatgtgcacTCGTCAACCTCTTTGAAGGAATTTGTGGATCAATACGATAACGCTTTGCGAAAGAGGGTTGAGAGTgagaatgttgctgatttcaattcttttaattcCACGGTTCAGTGTGTGAGCAGATTTTCCTTTGAGAAGCAATTTCAAGAACTTTACACGCATAACAAGTTTAAAGAAGTTCAGGAGGAGATAAGGGAGTTGATGTATTGTAATTGCTCTCTTCTAAAAAGTGAAAGTGGAATTTGTGCATATCAAGTGATTGAACGGGTACAAATTAATAGCTCCTACATGAAGAAATTATGCTTTACCGTTTACTATAGTGAACCTTCATGTGAAGTGAATTACAgttgttgtttgtttgaatCAAGAGGAATTTTGTGCAGACATGTCATATCTGTACTAAGCAAACTTGATGATGTTTTGTTATtgccagaaaaatattttttaaaacgatGGAGGAAGGATTTGAAGCAGCCATATAAGTTAATCAAAAGTAGTTATGATCATTTGAGTGGCAACCCTAGTGCAGATCGATATGCTGAATTGTGCAAATATATGTGTGCGTTAGCTGCAATTGCAGCACCAAACGTGGACCATTACACGGAATTGAAGAATGATATTGATGTGCTAACTAAGAAATTTAGTGATCTAAGTTGTGTACCAAGTCCACCTTTCCAATTACTCCCAAGTGCATCTACAACCGGTAGTTTGGCCATTGATTGTACGGCGGTGGAGATTCGTAGTCCTCATGTGGCTCGAACTAAAGGGAAGCGAGTATCAAATAGGACGATGTCTACAGTTGAAAAAGCGGTTGTCAAAAAGGCAGGAGGAAACAAGAAGAAACAGAGTGACACAAATCCCAATCAacag TATCCATTATTTGCACATATTTGA